The Actinomycetota bacterium nucleotide sequence ACGCGAAGGATCGTCGTCTTGCCGGCGCCGTTGGTGCCGAGGAGGGCGACGATCTCGCCGTCGCCGACCTCGAGCTCGATCGAGAACAGAACGTGGATCGGCCCGTAGAACGCGTGGACGCCCTCGACCTTAAGCACTTTCGGCCCCTTCGCGGCGCGTGCGCCCGAGGTAGGACTCGAGCACCCGCGGATCGGCGGCGACCTCGTCGGGTGTGCCCTCCGCGATGATCTTCCCGAAGTCGAGCGCGTAGACGCGCTCCGAGACGCCGAAGAGCAGGCCCATGTCGTGTTCGATCAGGAAGATCGCACAGCCGGTCTCGTCGCGGATGCGCTTCAGCATCGGGCCGAGCGCCTCGACCTCTTTCTGCTGGATGCCGGTCGCCGGCTCATCGAGCAGGAGCACGCTGGGTCGGAGCGAGAGCACCGACGCGAGCTCGAGGAAGCGGAGCGTTCCGTAGGACAGCTCCCACGGGTACCGCTTGCGCCACGGACCTAGGTTGATCACTTCGAGCATCTGCTCGACGAGGACACGGGCTTCGGCCTCGTCGCGGCGCCACGACGGCAGGCGCAGCATCGCCGCGATGGGCCCGGCGCTGAGGTGCCGATGCTGAGCGACCCGGAGGTTCTCCTCGACGGTGAGCCCGCGGAAAAGACGCTGGTGCTGGAACGTCCGCCCGAGCCCGAGCGCGACGCGCTCGTAGGGGAACAGATGCTCCACCGCACGTCCGCCGAGCACGACACGGCCCGCGTCCGGCTTGATGAATCCGGATATCGCGTTGAACAGCGTCGTCTTGCCGGCGCCGTTGGGCCCGAGGAGACCGACGATCTCACCGGGCTGGATCGCGATCTCCACGCCGTCGAGCGCGGTGATGCCGCCGAATCGCACCGTGAGACTCTCG carries:
- a CDS encoding ABC transporter ATP-binding protein; amino-acid sequence: MTATEESLRASAHEKAGAILTTESLTVRFGGITALDGVEIAIQPGEIVGLLGPNGAGKTTLFNAISGFIKPDAGRVVLGGRAVEHLFPYERVALGLGRTFQHQRLFRGLTVEENLRVAQHRHLSAGPIAAMLRLPSWRRDEAEARVLVEQMLEVINLGPWRKRYPWELSYGTLRFLELASVLSLRPSVLLLDEPATGIQQKEVEALGPMLKRIRDETGCAIFLIEHDMGLLFGVSERVYALDFGKIIAEGTPDEVAADPRVLESYLGRTRREGAESA